From the Antennarius striatus isolate MH-2024 chromosome 15, ASM4005453v1, whole genome shotgun sequence genome, the window GTAAGTTGTGTTTGCGGTCGGATACGTCTGCACAGAAAAACACTCGTCTGTTAACACCTCACAGACCTCCCTTCATCTGGGATTGAAATGAGAACCGGTTTGTTTTGCATGGACTGAACAAAAGCTGATCGATTCTGTCCCTGCATGCTCAAACATTTACATGTCACTCTTAATTTAATGTTAAGAGTGCTAATGAAATTAAAGATTCTTCTTAATAAAAACAGTCTGCAATTTCACCAGCAGCAAACATTTCAGGCTGGCGACATTAGATTCTTGTCAGTCTGTCGACCATATAAATGTATTCTCATCTTCTACAACACTGTTTTCAGTGATTGCAAGTGCAAACTGCTCATGCTGAAGCTTCCTGTGTTTGTTGAAGCGAGAGCTCTCTCACATTTGATATTGTCGCGCTGTGCTGCTTTAGATTCACCCACAGCTCTTAATGCATGTTTCACGTGTAGCGTGTTATGGTCACGGGTAGGCAAAGGGTTCATGTACCTGCATCCATTTGCACAAACATTAAAACCAACAGAGGCGTGACTTTACGCTCAAACAGAGGTCGATGTTTGACGTGgtccctgtcccccccccctgtccatcccccccgtctccctcctctctttgtgtgtcttcaCCTCTGTGTGACAGGATCTTCACAGCCATTATGCCGATGGTAGCGGCTGGTTTGAGCTCAGATGACCCCACtttacagccaatcagacgcctcATATCTCTTGTATGACTCTATATTTTGTTCTCAGCTAACACCTTTCGTTGCCTTGCATGTGCTGGGGTTGTTTCTCAGGCCTCTTGCCCATCCTTGtagtgttctgattggctggttgtgGGGctgtcttattttattattatccaGTGGGATGACTGTGGAACTTAAAAATCAGCCAGTCAGAATATGAACATGTAGTCGGCCGTTGTGTCATCTCTTCCCACAACCCTGAGTCTGCTCTAACACAGATTAAAAATCTTTCAGCTCATTAGATGGTTCTAGTGGAGTTAATAATTAAAGACAGAGAACATAATTACCAGTTATAATCTAATTTTTTCCAGTAATTTCAATATAAAACATAACTTTTGCTCATATAAATATGCTCTCTGTAGCATTTAACATAGAAGAAATCATTAGTGTGATTTCTGTAAACATACCCCTCAGCAGAAATGCTGAAGTTGATGGTTGGTGTAACAATGACTCCTGTAACACTAACCCTGCTTTAAAAGACTGATGCTGTTTGTACTCATGTCGTAGAGTTGGAAGCAAaatctaatatttatttttgcaatgaTCACCCAAGAACATTTTAGATATCTTTATGAGAGACATGTAAacctttttaacaaaaaaaacccccaacaactTCTTACAGACTATTGCAGTCTCTGAAGTATTCAGTGTGAATATCATCCATCATCAGAGAAAATCAGATAAATCTGGATGCACTGTTcactcagaggaggaggaaggaagctAATGATGAAGAcaaccacccccctccccctccctgcaGTGAAGCGTGGCGGCAGCTCGGTGATGCTCTGAGGCTGCTTCGCTTTCTCTCTCACTGGAAACCCGCAGTGTGCAGAGGATTAGATGGATTCCATAAAGGATCAGGaaatctgaacaaaaaaaaagaaaaaagaaaactgtcacTCCATCTGTGAAAAAGATGGGAAAAAGGACACTGAtcctacacacacctcaaagCCCACCAAGGCCTGGTTTCAGGAGAAGTGATTTGAATCTCACAGAAAGTCTCTGGTGGGATTTGAAGAGGTTGGTTGCAGTAGTTAAACCAGGAATGTTCTATGTCTGGAAGCTTTTTTCATGAGGAATGGgttaagattcctcaggaatgcTGCTAGAAGCTGGAGTCTGGATATGGATCATAGACGCTAAAGGATCTAAACAAAGTACTGTACATGCTTGTCGTGAAGGGTTTGAATCCTTAAGTGACTgcagctgaaaaaaaacaacactttaatGTCTGAGGTCTTCAAAATGTTGTGGAATAATAATACCAGTAAACCTGATATAGAGAATTGAATCATTTTGCTTCCAACTGTGTTACTGTGAACCACTACCATGACGCAACCATTGAACACACCTCTTCTGTCCTCTCTCCATTCTCTCGTCTCAGGTTTAGTTTCTTCTCCCGTGACAAGCAGCGAGGCGCTCAGCGGAGCATCGACGGCTTGTGGACGGGGAAAGACGACGTGTACACAGAACAAGCCCAGGAGGCATTGCAGCACATGTAGTCCCTGGAGAACACTCGCCGGGGTCACTCCAAAACTCTCCATCGCTCACACAGGCTTGTGAATCGCACGGCAAACCAACAGTAGTGACTCACACCACCAATAAGGCATCACGAGCGGAAAGCCGACGGATTAGAGTGAACCTTGAAAGAGGCTCCAGGTTTCAATTCTTAGAAAtccaatttatttaaataccTGAGAACCATACTGTAAATCTCACTGGCACATATAGACTGTACAAATCTAAAAGGAGAATATATTTTGGGTTTTATTTAAACAGAGAAGAGGGGGAGCTATTGCTATTTGGTGGAAAATGGAAGTTGTAAGAGGAGGAAGTTGTATTTTGGTAAATCGAATGGTTGAAAAGCCTCAGGACATGGAAGTGTTTGTTGTGCTTTAAAATCATAGTTTTATATCATAGTACCTTAATGAACtgcaaaaagaaacagaaaactgcagtttttcaccttattttgaattttatccTCAAAATCAAAccaacacttttgtgtttctttaatttattttgaattttgggTCCTTGTTCCTGTGGGCTGTGTTTGGTCCATCACCAGCATTTTTGAAATCTTCGCAGCTGCACAAATACAACGGTGACTGCATATGTATAGAAAATGATGCATAGAATCACAGAGAAAGCTTACAAAAATGTGAACTTACAAATACTTCCATCTCATGcagtaataatttaaaaatatggaattttttgtCTGCCAAAAAGGTTGAgcatgataaaaataataaatatatcaagCTAACATTTTGACCTAATTTTGACTTGGAATGTTATGAGTCCATCCTTGTTTGGCTGTTGTTCAATGCTGATGTAAAATTGCTTAATATGGACTTATAACTATGTCACAGTTTTGAATTTATAACTCATATTTGTACTATCTaaagaaaaacagcaataaCTTTCATTCAGAATTCTAAAACTGCatcaaacaaaattatttttaatagttGTATGGTTCTGACTGCTGAGTACAATTTGTATCATTATTTTTACAGGAtgttatttttgtcttcttctcctgGCAGAAGTGGGCTTCTGTCTTTATTGACTTCAGTCCAACTCGGTTATTATAAAATGTGCACAAATGTCCACTTCATGTCAAAGCAATAGAACCTTTTATCCAGTTTTTTAATTCTTGAATTCAGTGCCAAAGCCGTCGCCGTACGTCACGCTTCTATTTTAACCTACAGGTTCCGATTCAGTATCAGCAACAGAACCAAAGCAGGTTACGATGTGTAACCATTAGTCATGAAGTAAGTGATCAAAGCATCAGCCTCTGTGACACTTAAAAGATTTTTACATAACTGATtttacctgtgttgttgttgaaacACTACAGCATCCGAAGTTGATTAATCCACTGCTGAAAATGGTCcccatgtacagtattttacgcactataagacgcacctaaaagcccgtaattttctcaaaaactgacagtgcgccttataatccagttgGCCTTATTTGtggaaaaagttttgaaataggccattcattgaaggtgcacctaaTAATCAGATTCCCcgtataatccagtgcaccttatactTTACATATATATGAAAagggtttaaaataggccactcattgaaggtgcgccttatagcccagtgcgctttatagtgctgaaaatactgtagttgtctCTGACACGATGTCCTGTCAGGGTACCTTTCTTTTTGAAATCTGTTCCACGATTGATTTATTTGAAGTTTTATCAGATTTCTAGAAAATATAGAGCAGTGTGCTGATATGTATCATCTATACAAActctaaaaagaaaatgaagtgaaCCAGCTTGATGTGGAACAAATGAatgtgaaatgaagaaaaatgaagagtTGTAAGGAGTGTGAAAGCAGCAGATTTACATGACGACACATGAAATCCTATTTATTGCATCTGTTACTGTAGACTTCATTAAGGACGTCAAAGGGATCTGGACGATTCAGTGAAACATTAAAAGGGAAATGTAGTCGATCCTGTCAGTGTTGATAATTTCTCCTGCTTCCCTTTTAGATATGTTATGGATGCATCTGTGCTTTATTTAATGAGCTGTCTCTGCAGTAATAAAAACTATCATGTGTAAGTTGTTTGTCATCACACAGATTCATTTAGACTAAACACTAACTCTGTAATTGTTCtacatgtttgtatttgtcagatCTGTCTCTACTGTGGCAAAACTTTTTATGTCTCAGCTGCTCTTCTTTAAAGAAGAGCTTTTGACATAGTATTCATTAGTCTCTTGGTCCCCTGTGGAATCTTATTTAAGATCACATGTTTATTATGACAGTTTGAGGGTTATAATGCTACTCAAAAATATGTTATTAAATATCCCATATTAAAAACCTGTAAATATATAATCTAGGATGTTTTAACCCATTTAGCTTCAAAAAATACCTTTCATGCAATTTTTGTGTTCATTGTAATTCTAAACTTTTAATCATTTCTGgtaaaaacaaatgacacaccaCTCCTCTTTCTTGCATATCACATCTTTATTCATCACTGCCTAGAGCCCAGCATTAAGATTTATTCAATGCTACAACAGCAAAGATCTATGAAGTCCTAAATGACCAACAGGTCAGCTTTGCCCGTCAGGTTTTATTGCAGTAGTTCTACATAAAGAAAGGATGAATCCTAAATGTAACAGAAAGCTGATATTTAACGTGATCATTTGCTACTGTGTGACATCAGACTGGGTTCTTCATATTAACACTGATGAGACCTATTGccattaattttaatgatattttgaAAAGggaatgaaatactgtatttgactGACCAAATATTTTGGAaacttttcataatcattgatatttttttaacactCATCTCCTGCACAGCATAAATCACCAGAGATAATGGATAACATTGGAAACATAGCCAGGTCTCCATATTTAGCATTATTTTGAGAAAAACTTGCTACAATcaagtacaaaaaaattaaaaaaaggaacaaacaaaTTATGGAGAATACAATTTTGTAGTTGACAGTATAATGAAAAGATTATCCCTGCTGGCAGTTCTACCATTTCAGTTTGAAGATATTCAGGGTTgacttagcttagcataatgaCTGGAAACAGCTGAACTGggtattttttaaagaaatccaTACATAATCAGTGAGATTTAGAGATGCTGGCACAAGATTTCTTATTAGCTGTGGTCAAAGAAAGTCTGGCTTTCCCCACTCATTCAGAaatctttatgctaagctaagataaTGCTGATGTAGCACTGTGATTTTACCCTCCAGCTCTTAGCAAGAAAGAAAATAGGCATACTTCTCTCAAAGAAAAAGATTTccctaaataaaaataaaaaatcaattgtACTTGAGATGATTTTTAGcagaacaacaaacagcatCCGTAAGAAGAGAACATGCTGTATAGCACAATCAAAGGGAATGTTTTATCTGCTAGAAAACTGGTCAAACATGTAATATATACACAAGATATTCACGCTAGATCGATTGAGGGACTCAATAAAGGTTAGTGGcaatatgaaaacatttgaattcaTCATTCCATCACTGTACCAGTTCATTTAAACAACTTAAATAAGTACTTTTATATTGTCAAATTATAGTCTATGCAGGAACTGTAATAAATAGATAAGTTATGTTTTAACCAGGCTAACCTAACCTAGTGAGGGTTAAGGCTAGCATAAACGGATCCATTTAAATCCATTTAGTTGGTAGAAATTTGCATGTACTTCTTGTTTCAAAACTATGattgtggacttttttttttacatgattagCATCACCAggctttttctctcaaaacaTATTTATCATTCCATTTTATTATTGTAACAACCTACAAGAGGATTTAATTGCTTATCTTACCGTTCCAAATCACATGTACACATGTCCATTGTTTGGTGCTAATTTGACCAGGGTAATGTGATTACTCAGCCTACAATACAGTTATTCCAATGAGATCTGCACCACAGTAGTTGTGTAGAAAAAAAGGATTGCAATGTTTAGAATTAGAAACATATATATAGTGAGTATACTTTTACCAATTATGtaagattaaaagaaaacatttgtccATGATTTTCTAAATAACAATGAATAAGATGCAAATCAAGATAATTAAGATAAAAGGAAGTGTGGCGGAAACACTGCCAGAGGTAAATTTGATCGTCTGGCTTACAGTTCATAAGACATGTTGACTTTCCTTGAATATTTTCACACTAAACATCTGGTGGTGAACAATAAGATAAAAACGATCCACAAGCGTGAGGGGGCTCACCAAACCCATTGCCTGTTGGAAACCAGTATAAGTCAGTACTGGTTGTTCTGGAGCGGCTGGGTTCGTTTTAGCATTAACAAGGCAACAAACACAAGACTCCTGCTTCAATGAGGTCTTTGCTGCTTTTTAAAGGgaaagtttgacattttgggaaacaCACAGATTCACTTACCGGTACTTACACTTTGATATCAAGACACAGCCAGAAGTTACTAGCTTGGCTGAGCATAAATAACAGGAAACAGTTATTTTTTACTGTGTACGAACaccaatcatttttatttagattGGATTTTGGTCATTTTGGAATAACTACCTTCCTTAGGACCAAAAAGCTAAAGCCACATTTAGGTTTGCCTCTCTTCCCAACCTGATTAAAGATGACCGACTTATATTTCAGTTCACTGAAAACTTGGAAGTCAAATGATTATTACGTTTTAACTTCATCAGAAGACCCTGGTAAACAGTGTTGACatcagttcagttttttttttttttgtcaaagcttCTTTCCAGCATGACAGGCTGAACACACAATGGCCAATACTGACAAGAACATATTTAACCAAATGTCAAACTATTCCTTTAAACATTATAACAGTGAGCCATTAGTTCAATGAACACGGTGCAGTAACATCACAAAATAGTGTGAGCAGAAGAAATTCTATTTAAGTAAACCTAAGGGAGATTTGACAGCTGAGAACTGGGATTCTTGATATTTACCTGATAAATGCTAACAGAATGTAGTGTATGTAATacactacattatatattatgtacATAATGTAGTGTAGGAGATGTTGTATTACTTCAACATTTCCTACATGACAATTAAATATATggtgcattttatttaaaaattaaatataagcttaaaaaaagtttttaaaaaagcatgaaaagtaAAGAACTTGATGATTTGACAAATGTCTAATTTCTACATAGGTCTGtattttcaacataatattttacacctgaaaaaaaagatttgatccAGTTTTTGTAATCAGGACCCAGAAATGCCAACTAAACTGTGACTTAAGTTAACTAAAATGCTAATAAATACTGGTAGAATGTTTCCATTTGAACAGAACATATTTTCTTAAAAAAGGGTTTGTAATTTGCATCTCATAGGTCTCACTGATCCAAAAGGGCCATAAATATAAGTATTGCTAACTACCAATTAAGAAAGAGCAGTATAAAAATGCAGAGCATCAACTACCTCCTGCATGCTGTAGATAGGTAATACAAAACGTACAAAATAAATGTGCTGCAAAACAACCAGAACATTTCAtatacagataaataaaaagtacagGTGCCATCTGACGAGGCAGACGGCTCTTGAAATGTGTTAGGTACCCCGTCTCCCCCCAACTTTCTAAATATTGGAACAAAAAGGGTACACATTCTGTTTCTAAGGCATGTTGTACACTAGCTAAAGAGAAATAAGCATTACTGTATGTTTCCCTGTTGGTTTACGAGGACACCTCTATCAGTACTTGAGCCACGGGTGAGCTGCGATGGAGGCTTTACTGCGATCTCCATAATCATAGAGCAGCTCCTCACCCTCGTCGATGTCCCGAGAAGCGATGAGGATCAGGTGGGGGACACCGTTGATATCGTGGAGTTTGGTTTGGCAGTTTCCATTTTTACTGTGATTTATCAACCTACCCAGTCGGCCAGTCTCTTTTGTGGCATccacactgtaaaaaaataatttaaaaaaaggtttatgTCAGAAgttatgcaataaaaaaaatcttctactAATGCAAATGCCATGTAATTAACTTTAAAGTTAAAATCATTAAACCATTTATGCACTTTCCCTACAAATCCTCTTTAGAAGGTCCCATAAAATGCAAAATACCTGTACTCTTTTGTGCCTTTCTAACCAATACACCCTTCTCAGTTCTCTACAGACATCCTGGGTATCTTTTGTTTGCTCTAGCTGTCAGAAAGTGTTTGATGTGAAGCGTCATTCAGATTAGAGGCCAACTATGACATCACAGTGGACAATGCACCTCCTGCAGGGAGGAGAGCTGCTCAGTTTGCCATAACCTCACTCACACTGGTGCAAAGAACTGGCACGCCCAGGCCACACCCACTTCCAGAAAAGGGCGTGTTTAGTTGCgagtcattttaattttaaaatattcatatacATGGAAATGAAGTGGTTGTCATACCAGTAAGTTTTGCAGAGGTGCTGGAAGTAGTACATGTAGCAGCCAGTGGCAGGGTTTTGAGCATATTCGGCCTCCCTCTTTTTGGCGtcagtgatctgcagcaggtcTCCATGATACTCCACCACATACTCGCCTTTCTGGAAACACCGGGTGGCAAACACTGCTCTCCCCTTTCCTTCAATATGCTGCACCTACAATAGAGTTTGAGATGTTTACCATCAACAATACAAGTCCCACTCTTTCCAGCTCAATATTTTATATCTGCttaagttcattttttttaacacagacAGGCAGGTTTTCTTGACAGGATTTGCCTCTAGTGTATGCTGCCATTCAGATAATTAAGATGGGACAAGAAACCTCACGTACCTCCATTCCTTCCTCTATTCCCTTTGTGATGAGATCATCTATGTGCTTCTTTTCTTCACACTGGAAAAAAGAAGCATGAGATggtttttaatggaaaaaagcAGTCTACAATTCAgtcacaaacacccacacacccacagcaGGGTTACTGGATAGATGATTCATTCCTTGTGACTTGTGTGGATGTTTTCTGTCAGGCTCAAATATGAAACAATATACATATTTTGATGACGGGAAAAAAGTGCAATGATGCAAAATACTAGTAACCTCCGAGGGTATGAAACCTCTATATACAGTCCTCGATGTAATGAGTAGAAAGTACAGGCATTTCTTATTAAATGTAGGAAGTAACGATGACATTTTATCCAAAAAATAAACCATCAAGTTAAGTACAGGTACCTAAAAACTTTCTTTagtaaactaatgaaacattAGTATTTTCTAATCGTATAAAACAGAAGTATTTTCATCTTACCTTAAGCTCTGTTTTACTTCTTCTTGAGCTTCGTCTTATTGGATAGTAGTCAGTAACTTTTCTAttttgggagtttttccctTCTGCACTgcaatgagaaaaaacaaacaaaaatgaaaaatgatgaacTATCCCATCATGCTGTTGTAATTTCTTCCAATAACAACGATGTGCGTACATTCTTCTTGTAGATTTCTTTCCTATAACTTTGAGGCGGACTCCTCTCCTCTTGCGGTTGAGGACAGAGCTGCTGTTGTTGGCATGAAGGGGTGTGTGAGACAAGTTGTTGCcaagggggagggagaggtcGGTAGGGGAGCGGAGGCAGGTCGGGGTGCAGTAGAGCTGAGGAGGTAGTGGCTGTTCATCTGACCAGCAGGGTGAACACTGGCTGTAGACGCTTGCCATTTCTGGGAACTCAGCCTTAGAGTTGTTTGCTGTTGTGCTGTTGGTGTTCATTCTGCCTGAAAGGAAACAACAGTGAGTGTATTGTTCCTCCTTCACAAATTATGTAATCTACAACACTCTTTTTTCCTAAGATGGGTTGTAACACAAATAGCTGAAATACTTACCCTCTCCTTGCCCCCGAGCATCACTTTGCTGGCAGCACACTGGAGAGCACCTTCCCTCCTGTGTTAGCTTGATCATCTTTTCATCATGAACTGGTGGCATGGAGTTGGTGCAGCTTAAGAAGGCAACTGAATGGCTATTGCATACAATCTCCTGTGaattacaaaatgtatttattctgtGACCCTGCAATGATGTTTCGCTGATGTGACAGCGCCATACTTCAGTTTGAAACGAGACATAATTAACACATCAAAGACAACTGAACAGAACAAGCGCAGAATTCAAAAGACAGCTCTTTGAtcaacagataaaaacaaagtcATTAGGTACATACCTGTCAAACGCTTAATGACACCATAATACATAATTCATATTCCAAATTCAAACCAAACCCAATAATGCTGAATAAACAGGTGTATCCAAGACATCTTTTCCACTCCCTTTAACATTGGGACATaaggcttttaaaaaaatctattataCATTATGCGAGGTTAGCACAGTTATTAGATTTAGAAAAACCAATACAAAGTGTGTAATACCCTCTGCCACACATGTACCGTACTTAAATTACATGCAAGTACAGTACTCGAGTAAATCTCATTGGGTACCGCCCACCAGAGACGTGGGTGGGGCTTTGGGAACATGCTGGCTCCACACCCACAACAGTCCCTTTAAATGAGTAGCCAAAATTCATTCGGGGCCCTTAGGCATAAAAGCTAACGTCAAACACACTTATACGCAAATATACATCAGTTGTTGCTTTTAAACTTGAAACATTACAAAAACGCAAAACTATGGGTTTATTGGTCCCTTGAAAAGTCATACTGCTGTCTCCTCAGCTAGCAGGCGCATGTAACTAGCATATGTTAGCAAGCACTCTTCAACAAAAGCATCTAATGTGGAGCAACTGTAACTACACAACCTTCTagtaaaatactaaaaaatttttttatatatatacttcAACCTAATTAATTAGCTCAGCcacatttacaataaattaaCCCTCTTAAGAAAGCTGTAATTGGGGCTACTTAACCTGTTTGGTAATGCCCTAACAAACTTACCCCGTTCATGTCCGACTTGTTTTCGTGTCTTCACGCTCGTTTGAgggaaaatgtattaattttacTGCCAGTTTCAAAATAACCCTTGTCCTGCTCGTATGGCAGCCCCCCACCGACAATCTGCCCCCCTTCCACCGTGACTACGTGTCCTCTTGTTGTCTTAAAAGTGCCAGCAGCTCATCCAAGGAAACCTCCACAGCTCCTGTCCGCCATTTTTCTACATGTAAATGAAGGATGAAAGGCGAGGCAATGTCGCCCCCTGCAGGCCGACAGCGACAGAATGTTTAAAGTAACGCTAAAAACCTGAAAACAGCAGTATTGATTTTATAATCTCACCGATCACTcaagtaaagcaaaaaaaattcaacaaagaaaagacaagcaACTGgtcttacttacttacttaagTTGGCTGGAGATGTgccacctctcatccaagagccTTCTTCTGTTCTGACTGACTGGCAAAGTCCCAAACATTTATACTCCTGTTtgagcagaaagaaagaaaagaccgAAACCACTAAGACAATGTGTTTCGCTAAGAGTCGTGATGATAATGAATAATGATGATCTTAATTTGATTAGCAATAACAATgacacaaagcaaaaacaatcaATAATCAGCGAGTCTCTCATCAGCACTGTTTACACCTTCTGGGTGATGTCATTAAATGGGATTGCCTAGGTCGACGATGAATTTGCGGAGGATGTTCCTCCAGACAAACCTTCCAGATGAGATTCTACACCGGCAATTAGAAAGAGAGTCGATGTGTCTGATTACAATACTGTAGTTTGATAAAGATATTATGGCTATTTCTGTAAAAATTGGGTTTTTCAAAAATCAAGCAAACCCAGTAGCTGAGAAAAATCCTAAAAATCATTCCTCATAAAAATATGcaatcaaaattaaaacaataacaCTTTAAATTTGGCAATGTGTGATAATGCAATCATTTATGATTAGGAGTTGAAAAGTGTGTGTTAATATTAACTTTTGACACTCAAAAAAGTGTACATTTAGTGATTtttttatagatagatagatagatagatagatagatagatagatagatagatagatagatagatagatagatagatagatagatagatactttattaatcccgcaGGAAATTGCATATTTGATTCATTTGGTCAAATAATTACTTACATAAATAATTAGGTCAATAATTTGTcttaagaaaataataaacacagtgaaattattttataatttgttaCGTATAATACAAAAATTGTTGTGTCATGGTTATAAAACCAACGTACGTGGAGAAAGAAGAttttggagaagaaaaaaaaaaaaagcacatgccgaagaagaaaaagggaaaCAAGACCACGAAGAAGAAAGTTTGATATCGTCACTTCCTACCAAGATTTTGAGGGGTCACGTGACGTCGTATTAGCTCGCTGATTCTGCTATGTTTGTCGTTTGTGCTAACGGTATAGAAATGCTCGATCTCTTGCTTTTAACGGTGTATTGTCGTCgagggacgtcctgcagcttGTCGGAGACACATATTTATCGAAACTGGCCGAGTAGTTTGAGCGCTAAAACGCCCGCTGTTGGCCTGCACGTCACGTGACCAGCATGCGGCTGAGCGTTTGATAAAAAGATGGCGTGAGCGCGGCGGAGCGAAGAGGACAACAAACACCGAACTATTGAGCGCCGCGGATTGCGAGCCGAAGCGGCTGTTGAACTGTCAAGTAAGTTAATTCCCCCACGTAAAGCGTTTGTGTCGGACTAACACCTCTGTCATAAAGGTCACAAACTTGTATTAATATTTGTCAAGAgccttctattttttttgtatttgaggCTGGAACTGTGGAAACGCTAGCTTTGTTGAACGCTGCAAGTGTTAGCTAGCAACAGCAATGACACAGTACGCGAGAACCCCCGTCAACAACATCACCGAGAGGGTATTCAGCTAACCCAGCTACCGTCCCAATTGCTTTGCAGTAGTCTGTGAAGGACACACAGTCATACCAAGGTTCAGGTGGTATTTTGCAAACCGTTAATACTGTTGTTTATACATATTAACGTCGAGAATCGTTATCAAGATCAGGCAAGAAGCTAGCAAAAATGTTGCGTTTAATTGGTGGCAACAATTTCAGTAGTGCTCAAATAAGAGAGAAAGACGGAATAAAATAAGAACACAAAGTGTACATTTAAGAAATGTACGATACAAGTTAAAGCTACTGAAATTCGTTAGAGCAAGCAAGGCTCTACGATTCAACACGTCTCGTCGGTGAGATTTTTGGGACGGCAAATCTTTCGGCATGGAGTTATTTAGTGTGTTAGTCAGCTATCCCTTCATTAACCATGGAGTTAATAACGAATGTGAAAGTGTCTGAATGCCGCACGTTAGCTTCCTCTTGGTATGCAAGCTAGCACTGCTAAGCTGTGTCACCCTTGTCTAACAAGGCCAGTTTAGCTAGCTGCTATGACAGTGTCTCAGTCAAGAATTAGCTAGAACAAATCAACGT encodes:
- the kmt5aa gene encoding N-lysine methyltransferase KMT5A-A isoform X2; the protein is MNTNSTTANNSKAEFPEMASVYSQCSPCWSDEQPLPPQLYCTPTCLRSPTDLSLPLGNNLSHTPLHANNSSSVLNRKRRGVRLKVIGKKSTRRIAEGKNSQNRKVTDYYPIRRSSRRSKTELKCEEKKHIDDLITKGIEEGMEVQHIEGKGRAVFATRCFQKGEYVVEYHGDLLQITDAKKREAEYAQNPATGCYMYYFQHLCKTYCVDATKETGRLGRLINHSKNGNCQTKLHDINGVPHLILIASRDIDEGEELLYDYGDRSKASIAAHPWLKY
- the kmt5aa gene encoding N-lysine methyltransferase KMT5A-A isoform X1; translation: MNGEIVCNSHSVAFLSCTNSMPPVHDEKMIKLTQEGRCSPVCCQQSDARGQGEGRMNTNSTTANNSKAEFPEMASVYSQCSPCWSDEQPLPPQLYCTPTCLRSPTDLSLPLGNNLSHTPLHANNSSSVLNRKRRGVRLKVIGKKSTRRIAEGKNSQNRKVTDYYPIRRSSRRSKTELKCEEKKHIDDLITKGIEEGMEVQHIEGKGRAVFATRCFQKGEYVVEYHGDLLQITDAKKREAEYAQNPATGCYMYYFQHLCKTYCVDATKETGRLGRLINHSKNGNCQTKLHDINGVPHLILIASRDIDEGEELLYDYGDRSKASIAAHPWLKY